From Mycobacteriales bacterium, the proteins below share one genomic window:
- a CDS encoding DUF6458 family protein, with the protein MGIAVSLFLFAIGAILTFATNVSVSGLDLDVVGVILMLVGIVGFVLSLVVWGPRRRALVRASPVVERQVAPGREVVTERPAAPGAVIEERRLVQPAPVVQERRYRRKIK; encoded by the coding sequence ATGGGCATCGCCGTCAGTCTCTTCCTCTTCGCGATCGGCGCGATCCTGACGTTCGCCACGAACGTCAGCGTGTCCGGGCTGGACCTGGACGTCGTCGGCGTGATCCTGATGCTGGTCGGGATCGTCGGGTTCGTCCTGTCGCTGGTGGTTTGGGGCCCCCGGCGCCGGGCGCTGGTCCGGGCCTCCCCCGTGGTCGAGCGGCAGGTCGCCCCTGGCCGCGAGGTCGTCACGGAGCGCCCGGCCGCACCCGGTGCGGTCATCGAGGAGCGCCGGCTCGTGCAACCTGCGCCGGTGGTGCAGGAACGCCGCTACCGACGCAAGATCAAGTAG
- a CDS encoding YciI family protein has product MKYVILIHANPDPWGHPTSIYTAEGRALPQEQHDRMDKEFDALLEEISASGEFVTAEALADPAASTIYGWTPEGHVATDGPYAEAKEQLAGFFLIDAASRERAEEIAAQFAGPGSVVELRPVMWPGGEDQ; this is encoded by the coding sequence ATGAAGTACGTGATCCTGATCCACGCCAACCCCGACCCGTGGGGCCACCCGACCTCGATCTACACCGCCGAGGGCCGGGCGCTGCCGCAGGAGCAGCACGACCGGATGGACAAGGAGTTCGACGCGCTGCTGGAGGAGATCTCGGCCTCCGGGGAGTTCGTCACGGCCGAGGCGCTGGCCGACCCGGCCGCCTCGACGATCTACGGCTGGACCCCGGAGGGCCACGTCGCCACCGACGGGCCGTACGCGGAGGCCAAGGAGCAGCTGGCCGGGTTCTTCCTCATCGACGCCGCGAGCCGGGAGCGGGCCGAGGAGATCGCCGCGCAGTTCGCCGGGCCGGGCAGCGTGGTCGAGCTGCGCCCGGTGATGTGGCCGGGTGGCGAGGACCAGTGA
- a CDS encoding DUF6596 domain-containing protein, whose amino-acid sequence MARTSEPAAVSEAGLEDVWRRCAPLVLSALVRRYGDFDTCEDAVQEALLAAARQWPAEGMPDNPRGWLIRVASRRLIDGRRAERSRADREQRVGPVEEVLVPDRDDSLTLVLLCCHPALSRPSQVALTLRAVGGLSTAQIARAFLVPEATMAQRISRAKIRLRQVGARFTVPAAEQLPGRVAAVAQVLYLIFTEGHTATTGAALTDVSLATEAIRLTRRLHALLPADGEVGGLLALMLLTDARRAARTRPDGSLVPLAEQDRSRWDRDLIAAGVRLVEAVLPAGPVGPYQLQAAIAAVHAEAPRARDTDWIQIETLYRMLETLTPGPVVTLNHAVAVGEVDGPQAALAMLAPLLTDRRLRHHHRLHAVHAHLLERAGRVEEARTAYATAARLATSIPEQRYLNARARR is encoded by the coding sequence GTGGCGAGGACCAGTGAGCCCGCGGCGGTGAGCGAGGCCGGTCTGGAGGACGTGTGGCGCCGGTGCGCGCCGCTCGTCCTGTCCGCCCTCGTCCGCCGCTACGGCGACTTCGACACCTGCGAGGACGCCGTTCAGGAGGCGCTGCTGGCGGCGGCGCGGCAGTGGCCGGCCGAGGGGATGCCGGACAACCCGCGCGGCTGGCTGATCCGGGTCGCCTCCCGGCGGCTGATCGACGGGCGCCGGGCCGAGCGGTCCCGGGCCGACCGGGAGCAGCGGGTCGGCCCGGTCGAGGAGGTCCTCGTCCCCGACCGGGACGACTCGCTCACGCTGGTGCTGCTGTGCTGCCACCCGGCACTGAGCCGGCCGTCCCAGGTCGCGCTGACGCTGCGGGCGGTCGGCGGGCTGAGCACGGCCCAGATCGCGCGGGCCTTCCTGGTCCCGGAGGCCACGATGGCGCAGCGGATCAGCCGGGCCAAGATCCGGCTGCGGCAGGTCGGGGCGCGTTTCACGGTGCCGGCGGCCGAGCAGCTGCCGGGCCGGGTCGCGGCGGTGGCCCAGGTGCTCTACCTGATCTTCACCGAGGGCCACACCGCGACCACCGGGGCCGCGCTGACCGACGTCTCGCTGGCCACCGAGGCGATCCGGCTGACCCGCCGGCTGCACGCGCTGCTGCCCGCGGACGGCGAGGTCGGCGGGTTGCTGGCGCTGATGCTGCTGACCGACGCGCGGCGGGCGGCCCGGACCCGCCCGGACGGCTCGCTGGTCCCGCTGGCCGAGCAGGACCGCTCGCGCTGGGACCGGGACCTGATCGCCGCGGGCGTCCGGCTGGTGGAGGCGGTGTTGCCGGCGGGCCCGGTCGGGCCGTACCAGCTGCAGGCGGCGATCGCGGCCGTGCACGCCGAGGCGCCGCGGGCGCGGGACACCGACTGGATTCAGATCGAGACCCTCTACCGGATGCTCGAGACGCTCACCCCGGGTCCGGTGGTCACGCTCAACCACGCCGTCGCGGTGGGCGAGGTCGACGGCCCGCAGGCCGCGCTGGCGATGCTGGCCCCGCTGCTGACCGACCGGCGGCTGCGTCATCACCACCGGCTGCACGCCGTACACGCGCACCTGCTGGAACGGGCCGGCCGGGTCGAGGAGGCCCGGACCGCGTACGCGACCGCGGCCCGGCTGGCGACCAGCATCCCGGAGCAGCGCTACCTCAACGCCCGCGCCCGGCGATGA